TCCTCCTAATTGTAGTGCCACTACAATGTATTGCTGAAGAATACGTGTTCCGTGGACTTCTTATGCAAACCTTAGGGTCATGGTTTAACATACCATTATTGGCAATCATTCTCCAAGCCATAATCTTTGGATTCACCCACGGATACAATGGTATAGGAAACATTGGGATAATAATTTCAGGTTTAGTAATGGGATTTTTAGCATGGAAAGCCAATGGTCTGGAAGTCAGTTCCGCATTCCATACTGCAAATAACTTATCCTTCAGCTTACTGGTCATGTTCGGAATTCAATCCACAACCTCAACAATAGTAATGTCTGATTTAATAATTTCAACCATGAGTACTGTAATTTTTGGTATCTTACTTTATTACATCGGAAAGAGAAGCAACTGGTTTGGCGAGATTCCGGAAACCCTTCAGGAGGATGATTCTTAAATTGAGATACATCATCCATCTTTTAATCGATGGCTTTGAATATAATTGTCGCAAGGATATTTTACTAGTTGTCTGATAAGTCGGAGTGATTGCTCACTCCTTTCTTCTCACAACGGCTGGTGTCAGTTTCCAAAAAAACTACTCAAGCTTATTGTTTAGCCAACGCAAATTTATTCTATATGAATGGGGTTCAAAAAATAAGTTTTGAATTGGTGATGGCTACCATTGATGTTAATCAACTTACAATAGAATTTATTATCATATGTACAATTAATTAGAAGGATTGGAGGTTATGAAAATAATCTCTTGGAATGTTAATGGAATAAAATCAAAATATGGAAATAGAGATTATCTGAAAACCCCTAGTAAAAAAAGAAATAGGGAAAAATATAATCCCTATTTTTTAACGGTTATTTTTTTGCTTACAGCATCTTTACCATAAGAAACCTTATAGGAGTATTTTTTACCAACTTTAAGTTTTTTAAGCACATTCTTTTTGATTTTGAAAATTGCAACACCTTTCTTGCTGGTTTTTACCTTATAGGTTTTGCCTTTGAATTTCAAGGTTACGTATTTGCCTTTAATGTATTTCTTGTTGACCTTTTTCAAGGTCACTTTGATTTTAAGGACTTTTGCAGATTTTTTAGCCTTAAGGTTTTTAGCAACAACAATGCTGTTCACTTTAACCTTGTTTTTAACAGTTACATCTTTATATGTTGCAGTGATTGCGTATTTACTTGATTTTGGTTTAACAGTAGGTATTTTATAAGTTGCATAACCTTTGCTGTCGGTTTTAACCTTTTTGGTGGCACCGTTGAATTTGAAGGTTACGTATTCACCGACTACAGCCCTGCCGTCGATAGTTACACGAACCTTATAAGAGGTGCCAGCTGAGTAAAGCATGACAACATCCTTATTGCCTGTGATAACCGGTTTTGATGGAACTACAGGTTTAGCGACAGTGTAGACTTTCAATATTGCTGTTACATTATCTTTAGCAAGATCTTCCCAATTGACACCATCCACACTTCCAAATGAAACGTTTTCCTTATGATGATGTCTTGAATTATATTCGAAAGGTAGAGAACTATTTTTGAATACAACTTTAAAAGTAACATTTGCTGAAATTGGAATGTATTGTGTTAATTTGATGGTATGATAACCTGCAAATGGGCTTACGCCATTTTGTGTGTGTTTTAACACTCCATTAACATAAATATCAAATTCATAATCAACTCCCTCACTATCAAAGTAAGTACCCACGGCTGCAATTAAATCATCTTCAAGAGCAGTGTAGGTATTTGAGAAGTACTTGTATTGATCTACAAAGTTATTTAACTGTCCTGCATCTGTTTGATAATTCTTATTGTATGGAACAGTGTTGTTAAATAAGTAAGCCGCATAGTATGGATACTGCTGAGGGTTTTGAGTATTGAATGAGGTATCATAATATGACAGGTAGAAATAGCCTTCATCTCCCCAGTCTGTACCCCAGCTGTTTTTAATAATCCATGCACCATCACCAGAAGGTGGATTTAGGAAATTACTTGCAGGATAATTATCATCCCAACCAACAAGAGTTACCGCATGATTTATACCTTTAGTTCCATTGTAATAACGTGCAGCAGATGTTTCGTTATAATATTTTGAACTCTCACCTGAATAAATTGCCACTAGAAATGCTCCGTAGTCCATTAATGCTTTTTTAAAGATATAATTGTCTGTTGCATTTTGACGAGCCGGGAAGAACACTACGTCCTGAACATGTATACTTTCATTTGCCATGTTGATATGAGTGGATACTTTTCCAAGCTCATCATATCTATCCAGATCGGTTGGATATGGACCGTACCAGTTTACAAGATATCCGACACCTGTGGATTGTTGTGCACCTTCTAAAATTCCATCAACTCCATAAATTGAATATTGAAGCATTGTATTTTGAATATTGTCCTGTGAAAAATTATATAATTTTCCGGTTGCTTTAAGCAATGCTGATTCTAAAGCACCGGATGTTGCAAATGTCCAGCAGGCACCCATATTACCCTGGTCTCTGACAGGACCCACTAATCCATAATCCTTTAAATTGAATTTGGGAGGCAATGTGTCAAATTTATAAGGAGTGTTATTAATCAGTGTTAATTCTATTCCGTCGTTTACCACAATTGTTGCATAAAATGTGTTGTTAACAGAAACCAAATCATTATTGAATTTATTGTCTTCGGCAATGTCTTGTGTTGAGAATACTGAGTATAGGGCATTTCCGTTATCTTTGAAGGTGTTGTTTTGTAATGTGAGTTTGGAATCATAGGTGAATACCGCATCCCCTTTGTTTGATCCGTGATTGTCAATGAAAGTTGAACCCTTGATTAATATGTTTCCTTTATCAAAGTACAATACTCCCCCAATTTCCAAATCTTCTTTAACAACATTATTTCTCTTGAATGTGGAATTTTCAATGGATACGTTAGCATATGATGTCCATAATACTCCACCATCATACATTGCAATATTATCTTCGAAAGTTGAGTTAATGATATTTAATTCAGCTCTAAGCTGCATTACGGCACCTCCAAATGCCGCAAAACAACCATGGAATTTTGAGTTGGCGATTGTCACATAACCCGGATTAATATCAGCAAAAATCACCCCACCATCCTTACCTGAAGTGATATTTGTAAATTCACAATCCTCAACAGTTAAATTAACCGCATATTTAACGCCAATTGCACCAGCACTATTCAAAACAGTAAGATTCCTGAATTTAGTGTTACGTACAGTCACCCTACCATTTTCCCCATAAATTGCATTGGCATAGCTTGAACATGAATTTGCAAAAGTAGAACTGTCAACAATCAATGCTCCGCCAGAAAAATAAATATGTGACCATTTTGACTCGATTCCACCTTCAAAAGTGGAATTTACAACAATCACATTACACTTTTCGTTGAAAAAAATGTCTGAACTGTCAGTACCCGTATTTGAAATAAATTTTGAATTGTTTACAACCAAATTAGTAGCATTTAGTTCAATTCCACCAGAAGCATATTTGGAGGATGAGTTTTGAATGGTGACATTGTCCAGATAATACTCTGCATTTGGCTGAACGAAAGATACTGCACCATTTAATGCATTTTTGATTATCAAATTTTTTAGAGTGACATTGTTCCCAATTATATTAAATATTCTCGCTTTTCCGTTCCCGTCAATACTATATCCGTTACCGTCCAAAAGGAAGTTGCTTTTGGAGACATTAATTCCATCTGTGAAATTGATGTCATTGCCTTCATCGTAGACATAGTCATGAGTAAGTTTTAATTCATTTGTACTTTCATTTATGTCTTTATTTAAATCATTGAAGTTAGCATTTGGTGAATCTGAGGTTAATAAATCCCCATTACTTGTAAAGTTCGTTATGTTTTTTTCTGCAGATACTGCTGATAATGTGAATAATATCAGCAAAATCAAACTTAAAACAATTAATTTATTTATTTTCATACACACATATATTAGTTAAGAAACTATTAAATATGCTTCTATT
This sequence is a window from uncultured Methanobrevibacter sp.. Protein-coding genes within it:
- a CDS encoding C1 family peptidase, with amino-acid sequence MKINKLIVLSLILLILFTLSAVSAEKNITNFTSNGDLLTSDSPNANFNDLNKDINESTNELKLTHDYVYDEGNDINFTDGINVSKSNFLLDGNGYSIDGNGKARIFNIIGNNVTLKNLIIKNALNGAVSFVQPNAEYYLDNVTIQNSSSKYASGGIELNATNLVVNNSKFISNTGTDSSDIFFNEKCNVIVVNSTFEGGIESKWSHIYFSGGALIVDSSTFANSCSSYANAIYGENGRVTVRNTKFRNLTVLNSAGAIGVKYAVNLTVEDCEFTNITSGKDGGVIFADINPGYVTIANSKFHGCFAAFGGAVMQLRAELNIINSTFEDNIAMYDGGVLWTSYANVSIENSTFKRNNVVKEDLEIGGVLYFDKGNILIKGSTFIDNHGSNKGDAVFTYDSKLTLQNNTFKDNGNALYSVFSTQDIAEDNKFNNDLVSVNNTFYATIVVNDGIELTLINNTPYKFDTLPPKFNLKDYGLVGPVRDQGNMGACWTFATSGALESALLKATGKLYNFSQDNIQNTMLQYSIYGVDGILEGAQQSTGVGYLVNWYGPYPTDLDRYDELGKVSTHINMANESIHVQDVVFFPARQNATDNYIFKKALMDYGAFLVAIYSGESSKYYNETSAARYYNGTKGINHAVTLVGWDDNYPASNFLNPPSGDGAWIIKNSWGTDWGDEGYFYLSYYDTSFNTQNPQQYPYYAAYLFNNTVPYNKNYQTDAGQLNNFVDQYKYFSNTYTALEDDLIAAVGTYFDSEGVDYEFDIYVNGVLKHTQNGVSPFAGYHTIKLTQYIPISANVTFKVVFKNSSLPFEYNSRHHHKENVSFGSVDGVNWEDLAKDNVTAILKVYTVAKPVVPSKPVITGNKDVVMLYSAGTSYKVRVTIDGRAVVGEYVTFKFNGATKKVKTDSKGYATYKIPTVKPKSSKYAITATYKDVTVKNKVKVNSIVVAKNLKAKKSAKVLKIKVTLKKVNKKYIKGKYVTLKFKGKTYKVKTSKKGVAIFKIKKNVLKKLKVGKKYSYKVSYGKDAVSKKITVKK